The genomic region tgctgagcacaggggaagcCTGTCCTGAATCACTGCCCTCAGTAATTCTCATAGATAATGCATTCCTTGTGGACACGTGAGCGCCTTCTGTCATTTTACTGCCCAAACGAAGCCAGGAACCTTTGCACGGAGCCTGAATCACAATCCCTTTGAAATCTCCGAGTATAGGAAGGACATTTTGCATTCTGGCTAGCTCTTCCTTCTCAGGGCACCagctctcctcctgcctctctgggcCCACACACAGCTAcacccacagctgcagagccagggctgctgcctcctctcacGTTCCGCTCATGGAATATTCTTTCACCCCTTTCTCTTGCCACCATGTTTCTTGGTTCTCTAAAACAGTGGGCAAAGTAAGAGGTCAGCTCTGCCTTTTCATAACTTTgagctttatatttttttaaaattttgtagtTACGCTTCTGTGGTTTGTCTGGATGTCTCCAAACACTTGCTTTCCCTTTCCTAAATACAAGCCTAACAAACAGTGTTCAGGAACTGACCTTTTAGCATTTACTTATTTTCCCCTATATTATTATAGAACaattattataaaatttaataattagTATTTCACATTTTAGCaactattatatatattttatgaatacattattattttatacagCCTTTCAAAACTTCAAGCAAAACTTCTTCTCTTACAATTTTTTTAGCCGCCCATTAGTTATTAGTGATTGCGTCCGCACTTATCTTCCTGCCCTCAGTGACACGAACAGGAAAAGAATTAAACAGAGCcatccccccccaaaaaagtcACCGAAAAGCGCAAATCCCACTCGAAATCCCGGCTCCGGACGCGTGACGTCACAGCGCCCCTCACGCCGGGCCCCGCCCCCGCGGCCCGCAGGGGAAGCCCCGCCCCCAGGCGCGCGCCGGGCAGGGGCCGTGTGAAGCGCACCTTTTGCACGAGTCCCGCTCGCCGCGGGCGGGGCCTGCAGGGGCGGGGCGAGAGGGGAAAGCCGGCGGCGTGAGCCAATGGGGATCCGTAGTTCCCCAACGCGTCACGTGTGGCCCCGCCCACTCCCCGTTTCGGGCGCGGGCGGGCGGAACGGGGAGGCCGCGGCTCGCTAGGCGTTaccgggcgggggcggggccccGCTGTCGCGAGGGCGCGCGGGCCAATggcgagcggggccgggcgcgggggCGGGAGGGCacggccgggcgggcggggcgcgccGGCCAATGGGGCGCGGGCGGGGGCGTGGCCGAGGCGGCGCTCGGGTTCCGTGTGAAAAGAGTGAGGGGGCTCGGGTGCAAAGTTTGCTCGCCCGGCGCCTGCGgagggagcggcggcggcggcggcggcggcgcggggggagcggagcggagcggccgcCCGAGCGCTCGGGGCTCCGACCGCCCGCCGCGCTCCTCGCGCCCCCGCCGGGGCAGCCGCGATGTGCGGGGGGATGGCGGCGCACGGTCCGGGCGGGCCGCGGTGCTGGCAGAACCGGCGGGCGCGGCTGCTGTGCATGCTGGCGCTCACCTTCCTGTTCTTCGTGGTGGAGGTGGCGGTGAGCCGCGTCACGTCGTCGCTGGCCATGCTCTCCGACTCCTTCCACATGCTCTCCGACGTGATGGCCTTGGTCGTGGCGCTGGTGGCCGTGCGCTTCGCCCAGCGCACCCGCGCCACCAAGAAGAACACGTTCGGGTGGGTGCGGGCCGAGGTGATGGGCGCCCTCGTCAACGCCGTGTTCCTCACCGCCCTCTGCTTCACCATCCTGCTGGAGGCCATCGAGCGCTTCACGGAGCCCCACGAGATCCAGCAGCCGCTGGTGGTCATCGCCGTGGGGGTGGCGGGGCTCATCATCAacctgctggggctctgcctctTCAACCACCACGGCGTCGGGGGCCACGGGCACGCCCACGGCCACGGGCACTCGCACGGCGGCCGGCAGCAGCACCCCCGCGGCGGCCCCAAGCCCGAGCAGCCGCCCGGGGACGGCGAGGCTGCGCTGAACCGCGACGAGACCAGCACCTTGGTGGAgaactccagcagctccaacGGAGTCAGCCAGGAGAAGCTGGGTAAGCCCCGCGGGGAAGCGCCGCTGCCTCATCTACGCGTAGAAAAGCGGGAGGGGTCCTTTCCCCGAGTAGGGCGGTGGCCGTCCTGGTCCCACCTGGTGCGGGCTCTGTCAGGACCCTGTGAGGACCATCTGTCCCCACTCCTGGGAAAGAGGCGAGAAACTTTCTCGGCAGCTCTTGGGGCACATGGCTGTCGCACCTCTTCCTCGCGCCTTTCCTTCGGATGCCCTAAGCTGCATGTTTGTCTTGCAGGCAGGTCAGAGTGTAAAAAAGAGTCTTAGGATAAAGCAGTTTGCCCTGGGAAAAAAGTTGGTTCTGCAAGGGAAGGCACATGACAAGCGTTCCTTGCCTAGCGACACGAGCTGTCACAAGACGCTCTCCTAATGCCATCCGAACTGGCTACACATCAAAAGGAGCGCGGCTCAGTGCCTCGGTCCCAGCAGCTGGATCGCTCCATTGGGTCGGTTATCAGCTACCTGGAAGCTACTCTCCATCTAAACCAAAGATACCAACATGTATTCCACTGCAATAACACTGTGCTTCTTCATAGCATCGGTATTAATAGGAAGAAGTATTGGAGATTGCCAGTCAGAACTCTGGAAGCCAGAATGTGGAGCATGCTGGTGTGAGGGCACATGTGTGGTGTCTTGGAATAATTTTTGTTTAGCTTTTTAAAGCATGCACCTTCCCACTGACCTACATGCAGGCATACGTTTAAAATCTTCCCTTCCCAATTGTGGTTAAACAGTTTCATGGGTAGGAATTTCTAGGGTTATTTTTTAGTGGATCCACAAGCCTGGATAGCTGATATTGAAGCTGCTTGGTCAAAGCCAAGTATTGCGTGCTAGCGGAGTGAAAGGTGTGTGTGATTGCCACTTCTCTGTTCCTAGGGCATCCTTGTCACCAGAAGGAATGGACTTCAGGCTTTGGAACCAATTTCTCTCCTCCAGCTTCAGGGTGACATCAGCAGACTATTGTTTTAGCTTAAAGGGAGCTTTAATTGATCGGAATGAACTTTGCTACAGTTTCAGGTTTTCTGTGATCAGAGGTTCCAATACACATTTGAGAAACTTAGTTTCTGTTTCGCTGACTCCCTGTTGGCTTTGGAAAGACAGGTTTTTCAAGAGGCTAGCAAAGTTCCTCTGAAAACACTACACCATCTTCTTGACCACATAATAAGCTCTTAATATTGGTTTAGTTCCAGCAAGGTATCCTAATAATTAGTTTCAGACAATGTAAAATTCCCTTAACCCTTAGTCTCATACATATCTTGGCTTGGGAATGATTCTTTAATGGTGAAAAGTTGTGCTTTTAGCCAAGTTTTGGACTAGttagagaaaaaaagttatAGCATGGATTAAAATGCATATTGTTGTGAGCTAACTTGCCTGAAATGTCTCATGGATGTGCTTCTGGCAATAACAAATAATTTGTTGTGGGTGTTTAGGTGGTAATAGGACATAATTTTGGTCACAGTGAAACTTTGAAATAAGTTTGTATTTCCTTCATTGCCCTGTCATGATTATGTAATGGATGGAGCTTACTCATAGTTTGCCTATGAAAAAGTGGCAGGTAGAGGTGATTGGAGGCTTGGGAGAAGATAAAAGATGTAGAGATTCTGACAAAGGTGGTCCTGTGCCTTCACTGGAAATCACAGCGTGGGGTAGTCCTGATTTCCTAAGGTGGAAGTGAAAAGCAGGCATAGCCTTAGGGGCTAGTCATGCACAGGCATTTCTATGGGTGCACTTTATGCAAAATAATCAGGTTTTTGTTACATTTCAATGAACATATTTCAAATGGACGTGTTTTAACCatttgccattaaaaaaaaagttcgTTCCAAGTTGGTTCAAGAGCTTTCTGGAACTATGTGTCCTGTTACCCACTCATATAGATAGCTGTACTTTTCAGATCTCCATTATTCCAAGTACTTGGTACAAAGTAAAGCGTTCCTCTTTCCTTGCTCTCATCGTGGACCTTGAGGTCTGAACTCTGTAAAAAAAGTTTGTATTTCCTTAAGatatttccctctaatgtattTACTTCTCTGGAAAGTTACACGTCCCATGTTCCATAACTCCTAGGGGTAGTGTGGAAAATGTAGCTGGAGCTTCAGGGCAGAAGTGTACTGGATGAGGTAATGAGCTGGGGCTTGGAACTAAGCCTTGGTAGGAGCCCACTCCCTCTTCAGAGAGGTGAGGACTTGAGCGCACTCTGCAATTGCAGAATGGCAGCCACAAGGGCAGAACAGCAGAAGCTGCATGTCTTGTTAATGTTTACAAAGCTCTGAACTCAATAACCTCAGAAGCAGTAAGAGCTCCTTGTTTCAGTTTGTCAGGCCAGGGACCAGTGCCTGTTGCTTTTCTTTACCACTGGAAGTAGCCAAAGAAGAACTTCTGAAGAGAAGCAGGAGGTTAATCATGTACAGTTCTCTCCAATTTGAACATTGGAAgattgttttccttcagaaaggATTCTTCTTTGTAGTGATGTGTATGTTTATTCCCATGTAGCTGGTTAGCTGTGTTGGAGTGATAAATATTGCAGGCAGTTGTGACAAAGGAGGGCactaaaatgttaatttatgTACAGTCCATGACATATTACTTTGCACATCAGAAGCTGTATGTCACTCAACAGCTATACGTCACTtgcataaaaaaatataattttactatttatttatttattctgaaatataaataacaGTAATTCATATCCTCAGAGTTTCAATGATAATTTACACTGTCCTATAGTCAATTCTGCTGGTAAATTCTGTGTTTTAGACCTAAAATTTCAGCTGATTGTATCTCATGGTCCTGCTAACTCCATGCACCATCTTGGAAGAACTTCCTTTTCCTTGAATTCAGAAGCCTCTTGAAAAGGCATTGGTAAACCTGAAAAGAAGCTACTACACAGCTGTATCACACAGCTTTTGAGCTTCTAGCTTCAGATTTTAATATGAAATAGCAATGCAGTCCTATGGTGAAAGATGGATTTTAGCAATGTGATCAGTGGTGTTTCAAAAGAAGGAACAAATGTACCTAACTAAGCTACTTAAACCAGCTTTTTTACATACCCTCTGTAACTCTGCATTTTGTTTAGGAAACAAGCAGTGAATAGGCAAATGGTTATACAGCTGGAAAGGTGAAAGTAGTTTTTCAGTACAGTAATTAAAATGTGGTCATCTTCATTCTGTGCTACTCTACATCTTTAATCTCCACGTAGAAACAGTTGCCTTCTAGATTATTTAGATCACTTATTGGGAAAACTGAGTTTTCCTCAGCCAGAGAAGATGTTGCTAAGTGTGTGGGTTGAGCTGCTTTTCGGTTTCATACTCAGTGTGCCATGCTTACTGCTGGATATGATTTTATAAGGAATTACAGTACCATGTTGTATTACAGCTCGTGACTAactgttttattgttttcttgTCAGGTGATATGAAAGATGACCTGAGTGACGTACAAGTGAATGGGAATGCTGGCCATTATCCTCTGGATGAAGAGGAAGTTGAAGAAGACTCTAGTGCACAACTTAACATGCGTGGagtttttctgcatgtttttgGAGATGCCTTAGGTTCAGTAATTGTGGTAGTGAATGCCTTGCTCTTCTATGGCTTGTGGAATCCATGCCCTGAAGATGGGCCTTGCTATAATCCATGTGTCAATGATCATTGCATGGAAAATACTACTTTATTCCGAGCACTTGGCAGCACTAACAAGTCAGAGCAAGACAGCATTACGGTGGCTGGTCCTTGCTGGCTGCTATATTTAGATCCTGTCCTCTGTTTGATTATGGTCTGTATACTCCTTTACACAACTTACCCGTTGCTTAGGGAGTCAGCCCTCATCCTTCTACAGACTGTTCCCAAACAAATAGACGTCCATTCTTTGAACTCAAAGCTACGCACCCTCGAAGGAGTTGAAGCAATCCATGAATTACACATTTGGCAGCTAGCAGGCAGCAGGATCATTGGCACTGCTCACATCAAGTGTCCTGACCCTTCCACCTACATGATGGTGGCCAAGCGCATCAAAGAGATCTTTCACGACGAAGGGATTCATGCAACTACCATTCAGCCCGAGTTTGCCAGCGTTGGCTCTGAGTCAGGGAGAGGGAAATGTGAGTTTCCTTGCAGGACTCAGTGTGCTTTGAAGCAGTGTTGCGGAGCAGGAGAAGATAGTACTgcaaagaagacagaaaaatcgTCATCACTTAGTATTTCTTGTTCAGAAGTTGTCATTGAATTTCCGAAAACGAGGAGGACTAAGTCGGAGAGCATCCCTTCAGTGAAGCTGGAGGCGAACACCGATCAAAATGAGCAGTTTGAGTCATCTTTGTAACTCCCTGAAGGGTGCTACCTGAGCTGTGGAGACTTTGTCAACAGCTGTGTTGCAAGAGGAAGAGACAGACGTTCGAGATGCAATTTTGCCAAATAGTGTAATTGCTGAAGTCCTTGTTCTTGTCATATTGCTAAATATAGAATGCTTGTTTTAAAGAATATAATGTCACTGTCATGATACAATGCGTTTGTGTTGACTTTGTTTGACTGGGACAGACAGAAAGTGCATCCATGCTGTAACACTTCAGAAAACCAGTTTCAACATTTCAGCAGAGACACTTTTGCTGTGCTTCAAATTAAGATacttttttccagtgaaaaggTATTTGAGGGATAAGCATGTAGGAACTCAATTTGTGTTACAGATTTCTTGGACCtactttttcctttaatatttgATTTGTAGATACCTTAATATATTGTTTATTTAGAAGCCCTAAGAAAACCAAAGTTCAtagaacattttaaaagataTAACTACTAAAAACTGGAAACCACTTTGCAgtttcacatatttttcttaaagctatgtaataataataaaaattgtgAAGGCTTTTCTAGTGAATTTATCGCACAGCATATTTTAAAGACAACATCATGTGATTGTCAGAAATTGTCCCCTCTTCTTCTGGTAAGGTAGCCAGGTAATTGAAAACAACAGAagtgaaagggtttttttctgtcagaatgGCAGTTCAAGCTACTGTATACTGCTCTGTGATCCAGACATGAGACTAGTTGATAAAGTAACACAGACTTCTATGTTTTATggattttctgctgttttctcttaCTTTCAAGTTGTGTCTGGTCATGAAAGTCTTTGAGGTTTAAGGAACCCTTGACTTAACAGTGCTAAGAATAAATACTTAGCTGATGCTGAGTTTACTAAGATAAAATAATTAGTTCTGTCGGTAAGTGCTCTGTTGGAGAAGGTCTGCCAAGCACTGACAGTATAACTCCTGCTTTcaagcacagacagcagctccCCAAAAATAATGGTGCATTTTGCTTCTAGGTCAGTGTGTCTGTAAACACTTGCAGTGACTTCAGTCCTGGTCCCCCACCATGTCCTCAGGTGCCCTCCACTGACTTTTGAGGAAGTGGTGCAGGGATCACTGTATTTCACACTTCAAGATGCTTATGGATCACATTTCACTTACTCAGTATCTGCATCTGTGATTTAAAACCTTGACTCAGTTAATTGACAACTGTCTCTAAAGAAGCTGTTACAGTGTGCTGCCAACTTACACCTTAGGAAAGGAGAAATTGCTCTGTGGACTCTGAATTTGGCAGAGATGAGGTGAGAGTTGAAAGATAAAACATACAAGAAATCTAATCTAAAAGCCTGGCCCTTTTGATCCACTCTCATGTCATGTATGGGAACTAATGTCTTGTGATTAACAGATTGCTCCTGTGTGCAAAACTGGAAAACAACTCAGATCTTCCATTCTTTGCTCTATGACTCTGGACACGATAAACactttgcctcagtttccctgtctTCAAATGGGGATAATACCTACCTCACAGGGGTGTTGTGAGGCTTAACTATTGTGTGAAGAGCTCTGAGATCTGTTACTGGAAGGCACTGGAAAGAGGATAAGATACTAGATTACCTGGCATTTACTGCTTCTACAAATGCATTGCAATACCTAGGCACAACCAGAGGGAACTGAGGATAGTTTTGGCCTTACGAAATTCTTTGATGCTGtggttttcaggtttttaacagtatttaaatagagatttttttaaaaagaatgttttGTTAGTGAAGGGAATGTAGCTTTGCCTCCAGATACAGAACACCTCCCTAGTTTGCATTTCTAATTTGTGTCTTGCATCATAATTGCTCCTAAATAGTACAAAGAATAGTCCTGCTGCTCATCAGACCTGGACTGGCCAAGTCAGTCAGTGGTCTCACCCAAGCTCTCAGCAGAGCATTGCAGTCAACTCTCGATTATCCACGGGTGGATTACAGTGTTGTGCATTACCTGTGCagtgagcagggccagcaccgGCCCTGTGTGCCAAAGCACAGGAaagctggaggtgctgcctctgctcccagggagcccCGTCACAGGCTGCATTGCTGgggtgcagcacagcactgaccGGGGCTTCTGCCTCTTGGCTGCTCAGGTGCATCTGCAGGAAGCTGTGGGCTGTGGATGGGTAGGCTCGGCTTTGTGCTGGCTTGGGATGTTGGTGCTTTGCAGCCACCAGCATTGCTCACCTTCTGTGTTTATGCTTGTTGTATAGTCTCATAAACTAACTTAAATGTGTTAATATAgtatttatatatgtttttggtttttctgaaTTATCTTAACTCTTTTTTCTGTTACCTGTATATGATCTAGAGTTGACTGTTAAATGAGATCTTGTATGAGACTACATTTGCTGAGTATGCTACCACTGCTACTATACTACAGAGTATTAACCTAGTAAATTTTGAAATGAACAaagtactattttttttaaatgtgtatcCTTGCTTTCTATGGTAAACTTTCACTAATTATTTTCATCACTAGTTTAAAATTTGTCTCAATCATTAGTACGAATTCTTGAGGTTCTGCCATAAATCACTAACACACCATAGAACTACTGTTctttagtttattttaaaaaataccaacaaaTCTAACCATGGTAGCACTGAGAAGTCTGATTAACTTCTTTCCTGTTGCTCTTATTAAAAAAGAGCAACTGGTAAGTCATAACAGTTACCAGCATTGGTTAATAGTCTCAGTAAATGCATCTGAATAGAGGGAGTTGTAGTCACTAATTCcattttaaactatttaatatctttttttttttttttttggtgccaGAAgtcatatttttctatttctgtgtcCATTGCAGGCAATGGCTAactaaaaagacaaaaagctcTCCCCCTCGTTACTTTGAGTATCAGGACAGGATGCAGAGGTGACagtgatgatggtgatgatgatgggggcaggagggggagtTGCATGGCCTCTGTCACGTGCCCTGTTGCACGTGCAGCACCGGCTGGTGTTACCAGGGCCCTTTAGTCTCCTTAGCCCTTGATGATAAACTCCCTGAAAGGATAGAGTGAGGTCAGCAtggtggctgtgcagcagcaggaacacaaTTTCTCCCTTCTGGCTGTAGGAGACCCGACTGTAGCCCACTAGCTTGTGAAATAGCtcgatttttt from Molothrus ater isolate BHLD 08-10-18 breed brown headed cowbird chromosome 3, BPBGC_Mater_1.1, whole genome shotgun sequence harbors:
- the SLC30A1 gene encoding proton-coupled zinc antiporter SLC30A1; this translates as MCGGMAAHGPGGPRCWQNRRARLLCMLALTFLFFVVEVAVSRVTSSLAMLSDSFHMLSDVMALVVALVAVRFAQRTRATKKNTFGWVRAEVMGALVNAVFLTALCFTILLEAIERFTEPHEIQQPLVVIAVGVAGLIINLLGLCLFNHHGVGGHGHAHGHGHSHGGRQQHPRGGPKPEQPPGDGEAALNRDETSTLVENSSSSNGVSQEKLGDMKDDLSDVQVNGNAGHYPLDEEEVEEDSSAQLNMRGVFLHVFGDALGSVIVVVNALLFYGLWNPCPEDGPCYNPCVNDHCMENTTLFRALGSTNKSEQDSITVAGPCWLLYLDPVLCLIMVCILLYTTYPLLRESALILLQTVPKQIDVHSLNSKLRTLEGVEAIHELHIWQLAGSRIIGTAHIKCPDPSTYMMVAKRIKEIFHDEGIHATTIQPEFASVGSESGRGKCEFPCRTQCALKQCCGAGEDSTAKKTEKSSSLSISCSEVVIEFPKTRRTKSESIPSVKLEANTDQNEQFESSL